A stretch of the Arachis stenosperma cultivar V10309 chromosome 6, arast.V10309.gnm1.PFL2, whole genome shotgun sequence genome encodes the following:
- the LOC130936149 gene encoding homeobox protein LUMINIDEPENDENS encodes MDFPNGDFLELPIGNSAESLQRFLASQRDLFHSQIDQFQEIVVTQCKLTGVNPLSQEMAAGALSIKIGKRPRDLLNPKAVNYMQSVFSIKDAISKKESREISALFGVTVTQVRDFFNGQRSRVRRFVLSSREKALKSNSCEEPQDELINSDPMRPINPAPLNSIMPSNAEGASCSTQDAALSDLDDLDKKFVDNIFSLMEKEESFSGQEKLMEWILTIQNFSVLLWFLTRGGVMILATWLSVAAVEEQTSVLLLILKVLCHLPLHKALPTHISAILPCVNRLRFYRTSDISNRARVLLSKWSKLLARDQAMKKPNGVKLSNDGQKDKMFSQSIGQIMGSESWDSNMNVHEDILALSNDHSDNFRKLESSHAVKLLPSSSDDSNKKLALGVSSSQSNGPRERRKVQLVEQPGQKSVTRSPQATRVAPINQGRPMSADDIQKAKMRALFMQSKYAKNGSSKENKNVKIDGLHKHQTNQASIAACSAKVPVPPRIEDDKRTSLLPSSKATNRLETSYSKPRTDANEPVWEKCKRVQIPWKTPAEVKLRDTWSVGAGENSKEVDVQKNRNRREKETIYQTVQEIPSNPKEPWDLEMDYDDTLTLEIPIEQLPDVDGAELAFAPDEVATHAVQGVPTPSSTSNVADTAQPDLELLAVLLKNPDLVFALTSGQGGSIPSEETVKVLDMIKRGDMNLGTHDTNHGNGISAKPTEKVEVSLPSPTPSSDPRTSGWSTMPPKNPFSRQSLAPARSYPAVATTNLISQVPAIGTTVIRQQPTMALPSSNPFTSTVVSSYSLPQATIVPETEMQPPLALSSLHVQQTPLSDIGLTMKNKTSTNPSSVNLPGAHSPLAMRVNGTSNVKPVPNMSVEDGLSNSFPQSFRLASTTPSLSATQQQQRHAHLASQQAHFPEASYRNSVHSYPPPQIEKPGQVSDSWRVRQDVPSSSYHSNRNQNYYDNAYVGGSMQAGPSWDRNNHATREQYETWSPDNSPTRNPRYVPGRSYPESRVNQHGRNHRPDWSRQRGSSGHWDPARQGNRKWHDERR; translated from the exons ATGGACTTCCCGAACGGCGATTTCCTTGAGCTTCCGATTGGGAACTCCGCCGAGTCGTTGCAGAGGTTCTTGGCTTCGCAGAGAGACCTCTTCCACAGCCAGATCGATCAGTTTCAGGAAATCGTCGTCACGCAATGCAAACTCACCGGCGTCAATCCTCTCTCTCAAGAAATG GCAGCTGGTGCTCTTTCAATAAAGATCG GTAAAAGACCAAGGGATTTATTAAATCCGAAGGCCGTTAATTACATGCAATCTGTTTTTTCTATTAAGGATGCAATTAGCAAGAAAGAATCTCGAGAGATTAGTGCTTTATTTGGTGTCACAGTAACACAG GTGCGTGACTTTTTCAATGGTCAACGCTCTAGAGTGAGGAGATTTGTTCTGTCGTCAAGGGAGAAAGCATTAAAATCTAATTCTTGTGAAGAACCTCAGGATGAGCTAATAAACTCTGATCCTATGAGACCAATAAATCCAGCTCCCTTAAATTCTATCATGCCCAGCAATGCTGAAGGCGCATCTTGTTCAACGCAGGATGCAGCTTTGTCTGACCTAGATGACTTAGATAAGAAATTTGTTGATAATATTTTTAGTCTAATGGAGAAGGAGGAGTCATTTTCTGGGCAGGAGAAACTGATGGAGTGGATATTGACAATACAGAACTTTTCAGTGTTGTTGTG GTTTCTGACCAGAGGAGGTGTGATGATTTTAGCAACTTGGTTGAGTGTAGCAGCTGTTGAAGAGCAAACAAGTGTCCTCCTTCTTATCTTGAAG GTTCTTTGTCATTTGCCTTTACACAAAGCCCTTCCTACACACATATCAGCTATATTGCCGTGTGTTAATAGATTGCGGTTCTACAGGACATCAG ATATATCAAACAGGGCAAGGGTTTTGTTATCGAAGTGGAGCAAATTATTAGCAAGGGACCAAGCAATGAAGAAACCCAATGGCGTTAAACTTTCTAATGATGGTCAAAAAGATAAAATGTTCTCTCAAAG TATTGGTCAAATTATGGGCTCTGAATCATGGGATTCAAATATGAATGTCCAT GAAGACATTCTTGCTCTCTCTAATGATCATTCAGATAATTTCAG GAAACTGGAATCTTCCCACGCTGTGAAATTGTTGCCATCCAGCTCAGATGATTCTAATAAGAAGCTTGCTCTTGGTGTTTCTTCATCTC AATCAAATGGCCCTAGAGAGCGCAGAAAAGTGCAACTGGTGGAACAGCCAGGCCAAAAATCAGTGACCAGAAGCCCACAGGCGACAAGAGTAGCCCCTATAAATCAAGGTCGTCCTATGTCTGCTGATGATATACAGAAAGCAAAAATGCGTGCTTTATTCATGCAGAGTAAGTATGCAAAAAATGGGTCTTccaaggaaaataaaaatgtgAAGATCGATGGTTTGCATAAGCATCAGACAAATCAGGCCAGTATTGCAGCTTGCTCTGCTAAAGTTCCTGTTCCACCCAGAATTGAAGATGACAAAAGGACCTCATTGCTTCCCTCTAGTAAGGCCACTAATAGGCTGGAAACATCTTATTCTAAACCTAGAACGGATGCAAATGAACCAGTGTGGGAGAAGTGCAAGAGGGTGCAAATCCCATGGAAGACACCAGCAG AAGTGAAACTCAGAGATACATGGAGTGTTGGTGCTGGTGAAAATAGCAAAGAGGTTGATGTCCAGAAAAACAGAAACCGCAGGGAGAAGGAAACTATTTATCAGACTGTCCAAGAGATACCATCTAATCCCAAAGAGCCATGGGACCTCGAGATGGACTATGATGACACTTTGACACTGGAAATTCCCATTGAACAGCTGCCGGATGTTGATGGTGCAGAACTAGCATTTGCCCCTGATGAGGTTGCAACTCATGCTGTTCAAGGCGTACCCACACCGTCTTCAACCAGTAATGTAGCTGATACTGCTCAACCTGACTTGGAACTGCTAGCAGTGTTACTTAAAAATCCAGACTTAGTATTTGCCTTAACTTCGGGACAAGGTGGTAGCATCCCAAGTGAGGAAACCGTGAAGGTACTTGACATGATCAAGAGAGGTGATATGAACTTGGGTACACATGATACAAATCATGGAAATGGCATTAGTGCAAAGCCCACAGAGAAGGTGGAAGTTTCACTCCCCTCACCAACTCCTTCAAGTGATCCAAGAACG AGTGGATGGAGCACAATGCCACCAAAGAATCCCTTTTCACGGCAAAGCTTAGCACCAGCTAGAAGCTATCCTGCAGTGGCAACTACCAACTTAATATCTCAGGTTCCAGCAATCGGCACTACAGTAATAAGGCAGCAGCCAACAATGGCGCTTCCATCTTCAAATCCATTCACTAGCACAGTAGTTTCTTCATATTCACTGCCTCAGGCAACAATTGTACCTGAGACAGAGATGCAACCACCCCTCGCTCTTTCCTCTCTGCATGTACAACAAACACCACTCTCAGATATAGGTTTAACCATGAAGAACAAAACTAGTACAAATCCGTCTTCAGTTAACTTACCGGGCGCACATTCACCTTTAGCGATGCGGGTCAACGGCACCAGTAATGTAAAACCAGTACCTAATATGAGTGTTGAAGACGGTTTGTCTAATTCATTTCCCCAATCCTTCAGGTTGGCCTCAACAACCCCTTCACTTTCAGccacacaacaacaacaaagacATGCACACTTGGCCTCTCAGCAAGCCCATTTCCCTGAGGCTTCATACCGCAACAGTGTACATTCCTATCCACCACCACAAATTGAAAAACCAGGTCAAGTTTCAGATTCTTGGAGAGTTAGGCAAGATGTGCCATCATCCAGTTACcattccaatagaaatcaaaaCTACTATGACAATGCATATGTTGGGGGTTCCATGCAGGCTGGTCCTTCTTGGGATAGAAACAATCATGCAACAAGGGAACAATATGAAACATGGAGCCCAGATAATAGTCCAACTAGAAATCCTAGGTATGTTCCTGGTAGGAGTTACCCAGAGTCCAGAGTGAATCAGCATGGAAGAAACCATAGGCCTGATTGGTCAAGGCAGCGTGGTTCTTCTGGACATTGGGACCCTGCTAGGCAGGGAAACAGAAAGTGGCATGACGAGAGACGATGA
- the LOC130936148 gene encoding cysteine-tryptophan domain-containing zinc finger protein 3-like, which translates to MISAGGRDARKGLGLGLELGLGAGRREMVESELEEGEACSYQNHEDYDATVDPDVALSYIDEKIQDVLGHFQKDFEGGVSAENLGAKFGGYGSFLPTHHRSPVWSHPRTPQKVHSQNTPRSPNIVQLESGQGDSVQFSTGAQSSRFGPGSATSSRLPAVKAPSVDDVTNQEKCISVIGAEALTSKCDSLNMNATSIADQKVLKVRIKMGPGNLTTRKNAAIYSGLGLDMSPTSSLDDSPSESEGISRGPQDAPFESPTSILQVMTVLPMFLSPLPNDLIELTENEVHTRDGIRRTFLMDGPEGSGMLLHESYMAKGDRKLSGGKKVKSLEGHESSVEVKGSNKKNTRNDLGALSTKEQGRNALNMEELVSQTLKLPLLSRDDLVKDVDGPCNSLTETKKGIMREKTASDLAEKEWVEPTLDGVNGFAERAKGGAGRKFVGGKVSEDNSSFYAPKDIPLGDKICDSGITESNVSKVTTASSTEFTEPPKKAYQRNSLREQDSITLPVVKEHPFPVGKKKSKGSNSTVAIEKEKENLKTGSPLVTKLKKSSEDSSASKSETEDVRVQKGLLKPRDTYKDFFGELEEEDRMDSTETPKEAKLKDSEVAQRSMSTINCGAKERSADKKVDKPLTAEVYPKMATNIWYTGNGHGTDAENENVKGVSVIMAPVDTEDHWVLCDRCHKWRLLPVGTNPDSLPEKWLCSMLDWLPDMNRCSFTEDETTKAVIALYQVPPPDGKSNLQNVSGSVMVGGTVATVQHPDQHQPNNDLNGMPVGKKKVVKDSSNYENKDGFSQLSSSIKKNLPSSVRSRSLNEVHKSPVVSEADVPGEKHKNKQKLENNSDGGDTKNMKVKSRRDPDQDCSRPTKKVKTDKIRSTDEEWIAGQSGTTRKVSHGSNSSFPTTSVGKDRSKQKDRSSSRDSKSEKDRLQISAENTKDRGHGFLDEASLDLGNCDAVDSVKKRKLKEYQDAQTCSTGNPHLQGSRFSAQEFSDSRKEKKTRNSKSEGRESSSSKGSVRTDKRVGHMKNHKFRQNPGSSHVSLDVMDSLKRDVGSVQASVATTSSSSKVSGSHKTKASLQEVKGSPVESVSSSPMRVLYTDKFPTREVAGKDESHDTAVVDSPRRFSDAEEGGSDRSGAARKDKSFTMVHKSDFQNKGVNHTSVAKPKAQITGHHTNSGVGTVSQDGTYPIKEQIKNQCEDRTDTYCANVSRILKNNAESDVKGNKESCKSENPAETVKNTSTPIQPLDKSPLSEAKQNDGKVKSQERSGFKPDQSENIHAGKKDLSGKSESSKKESHFNKGLDFQEVGTDAVNKKEALNTPSQLPDCHAETSSKRPLSERTDKEVIGKGKSLSLLPSGGAQVEPSSNCPRPVVGFLKGNGDVKVEPSKVDDASKLPKKQIKKSDNQNGTQQIGSRNPVPNGHRSKELDAPSPIRRDTHAATNALKEAKDLKHLADRLKNAGSTLEGTSLYFQAALKFLLGASLLESGNNDHAKHSDVIQSLQIYSSTAKLCEFCAHEYEKSKDMASAALAYKCMEVAYMRVIYSSHSSASRDRHELQTALQMVPLGESPSSSASDVDNVNNTTAADKVALSKSVNSPQVAGNHVIAARNRPNFVRLLNFAQDVNFAMEASRKSWNAFAAANSSPGMDKKAGGICSIKKALDFSFQDVEGLLRLVRIAVEANNR; encoded by the exons ATGATTTCTGCTGGAGGTAGGGATGCGAGAAAGGGGTTAGGTTTAGGGTTAGAGCTTGGATTAGGAGCTGGGAGGAGAGAGATGGTGGAGTCTGAGCTTGAAGAAGGTGAAGCATGCTCATATCAGAACCATGAAGATTATGACGCCACCGTTGATCCCGATGTTGCTCTCTCTTACATT GATGAAAAAATCCAAGATGTTCTGGGACACTTTCAGAAAGATTTTGAAGGCGGGGTGTCTGCAGAAAATTTGG GAGCAAAATTTGGTGGTTATGGATCATTTTTGCCAACCCATCACCGTTCACCAGTTTGGTCTCATCCAAGGACTCCACAAAAAGTTCACAGTCAAAATACACCCAGATCTCCTAATATTGTGCAACTTGAG AGTGGGCAAGGGGATTCTGTACAATTTTCAACTGGAGCTCAGTCCTCAAGATTTGGCCCAGGTTCTGCTACCTCCTCAAGGCTGCCTGCAGTTAAGGCACCCTCTGTAGACGATGTAACCAATCAAGAAAAGTGCATATCAGTCATTGGTGCTGAGGCACTCACTTCTAAGTGTGACTCCCTAAACATGAATGCAACTAGCATAGCAGACCAGAAGGTACTGAAGGTTCGAATAAAAATGGGGCCTGGAAATTTGACAACACGTAAAAATGCTGCGATATACAGTGGACTCGGTCTTGATATGTCACCAACATCGTCATTGGATGACAGTCCCTCAGAAAGCGAAGGAATTTCGCGTGGTCCTCAAGATGCTCCCTTTGAATCTCCTACAAGTATCCTTCAG GTTATGACAGTTCTCCCTATGTTTTTGTCACCTCTTCCTAATGATCTcattgaattaaccgaaaatgAAGTACATACTCGAGATGGTATTCGTCGTACTTTTCTTATGGATGGACCAGAAGGTTCTGGCATGCTGCTACATGAGTCTTACATGGCAAAAGGTGACAGAAAATTGTCAGGTGGGAAAAAGGTGAAGTCTTTGGAGGGTCATGAGTCCTCAGTGGAAGTCAAGGGTAGCAATAAGAAGAATACTCGGAATGATCTTGGAGCTCTTTCAACAAAGGAACAAGGTAGAAATGCATTGAACATGGAGGAGTTAGTTTCACAAACCTTGAAGCTACCACTTTTATCCCGTGATGATTTGGTAAAGGATGTTGATGGACCATGTAATTCATTGACCGAAACCAAAAAAGGTATAATGAGGGAGAAAACCGCTTCCGATCTGGCAGAAAAGGAATGGGTGGAGCCAACATTGGATGGAGTGAATGGTTTTGCTGAGAGGGCAAAGGGAGGTGCAGGGAGAAAATTTGTGGGAGGGAAGGTTTCTGAGGACAACTCATCATTTTATGCACCAAAGGACATTCCTCTTGGCGATAAAATTTGTGACTCAGGAATAACTGAATCTAATGTCTCCAAAGTTACGACAGCATCAAGCACTGAATTTACAGAACCTCCTAAGAAGGCTTATCAAAGAAACAGTCTGCGTGAACAAGACAGTATAACATTACCTGTTGTGAAAGAACATCCATTCCCTGTGGGAAAGAAGAAGTCAAAGGGAAGTAATAGCACTGTGGCTATagagaaggagaaagaaaacTTGAAGACTGGATCCCCATTGGTTACTAAACTGAAAAAGAGTTCTGAAGATAGTTCAGCATCAAAAAGTGAAACTGAAGATGTCAGAGTACAGAAGGGTCTTTTAAAGCCTAGAGATACTTATAAAGATTTCTTTGGggaattggaagaagaggacaGAATGGATTCAACGGAAACCCCTAAGGAGGCTAAACTGAAGGACTCTGAGGTGGCTCAGAGGAGCATGTCTACAATCAATTGTGGAGCAAAGGAGAGATCAGCTGATAAGAAAGTTGATAAACCATTAACAGCTGAAGTATACCCCAAAATGGCCACAAATATCTGGTACACCGGAAATGGACATGGTACTGATGCTGAGAATGAGAATGTGAAAGGAGTTTCTGTCATTATGGCTCCTGTTGATACAGAAGATCATTGGGTACTATGTGACAGGTGTCACAAATGGCGTCTTCTTCCTGTTGGCACAAATCCTGATAGCCTACCTGAAAAGTGGCTCTGTAGTATGCTTGATTGGCT GCCTGACATGAATCGCTGTAGTTTTACTGAGGATGAAACCACAAAAGCTGTGATTGCATTATACCAAGTGCCTCCTCCTGATGGTAAAAGCAACCTGCAAAATGTCTCTGGGAGTGTTATGGTCGGAGGTACTGTGGCAACTGTTCAGCATCCTGATCAACACCAGCCAAATAATGATCTTAATGGCATGCCTGTGGGGAAGAAAAAAGTTGTGAAGGATTCAtcaaattatgaaaataaagATGGCTTTTCTCAATTGTCATCTTCTATAAAGAAAAATTTGCCATCATCAGTGAGAAGTAGGAGCTTAAATGAAGTGCACAAATCTCCTGTTGTCAGTGAGGCTGATGTTCCAGGggagaaacacaaaaataagcAGAAGTTGGAGAACAATTCTGATGGAG GTGATACAAAGAATATGAAAGTGAAAAGCCGGAGGGATCCTGATCAAGATTGTTCTAGGCCAACCAAGAAAGTTAAGACTGACAAGATACGTTCTACTGATGAAGAATGGATTGCTGGACAGAGTGGGACTACTAGGAAGGTGAGCCATGGCTCTAATAGCAGCTTTCCAACTACTTCAGTTGGTAAAGATCGATCTAAACAGAAAGACCGCTCTTCTTCGAGGGACTCCAAATCCGAAAAAGACAGGCTGCAAATTTCTGCTGAGAACACAAAAGATAGGGGACATGGATTCTTGGACGAAGCATCCCTGGATTTAGGGAACTGTGATGCTGTTGACAGTGTTAAAAAGAGGAAACTGAAGGAGTATCAGGATGCTCAAACATGTAGTACAGGGAATCCCCACCTTCAGGGGAGCAGATTTTCTGCACAGGAGTTCAGTGATtcaaggaaggaaaagaagacaagaaattcaaaatctgAAGgaagagaatcaagtagcagtaAAGGCAGTGTTCGAACTGACAAAAGAGTTGGTCATATGAAAAACCATAAATTCAGGCAAAATCCTGGGAGTTCACATGTGAGCTTGGATGTAATGGACAGTTTAAAAAGGGACGTGGGATCAGTGCAGGCTTCTGTAGCCACCACTTCCAGTTCTTCTAAGGTTTCTGGCTCACATAAAACCAAAGCCAGCTTGCAGGAAGTGAAAGGCTCACCTGTGGAATCAGTTTCTTCATCGCCTATGAGAGTTTTATATACAGATAAATTTCCAACCAGGGAAGTTGCGGGGAAAGATGAGTCTCATGATACTGCCGTTGTGGATAGTCCAAGAAGATTCTCAGATGCTGAAGAGGGTGGAAGTGATCGATCTGGAGCAGCTAGGAAGGACAAATCTTTCACAATGGTCCATAAGTCTGATTTTCAGAATAAGGGTGTTAATCATACATCAGTTGCTAAACCTAAAGCTCAAATAACTGGCCATCATACCAATAGTGGTGTGGGCACTGTTTCTCAAGATGGTACTTATCCTATTAAAGAGCAGATCAAGAATCAATGTGAAGACAGGACTGATACATATTGTGCTAATGTGTCTAGAATCCTGAAGAACAATGCTGAATCAGATGTGAAGGGCAACAAGGAGAGCTGTAAGTCAGAAAATCCTGCAGAAACTGTCAAGAATACTAGTACTCCTATTCAGCCACTAGACAAGTCTCCTTTATCCGAGGCAAAACAAAATGATGGCAAAGTTAAGTCGCAAGAGAGGTCTGGGTTCAAGCCTGATCAAAGTGAGAATATACATGCTGGCAAGAAAGATCTTTCAGGGAAAAGTGAGAGTAGCAAAAAAGAGAGTCATTTCAATAAGGGGCtcgactttcaagaagttggtaCAGATGCCGTAAACAAAAAGGAGGCACTAAATACTCCAAGTCAGTTGCCAGACTGTCATGCTGAAACATCTTCAAAGAGGCCTCTTTCAGAAAGAACAGATAAAGAAGTAATTGGAAAAGGGAAGTCTTTGTCATTGTTGCCCTCTGGAGGAGCTCAAGTTGAGCCATCAAGTAATTGCCCACGACCAGTTGTTGGTTTCCTTAAAGGAAATGGAGATGTGAAAGTTGAGCCTTCCAAAGTTGATGATGCATCTAAGTTGCCGAAAAAGCAAATAAAAAAATCTGATAATCAAAATGGAACTCAGCAAATTGGTTCAAGAAATCCTGTACCTAATGGACACAGATCTAAGGAGCTTGATGCCCCTAGTCCAATTAGAAGGGATACTCATGCTGCTACCAATGCTTTGAAAGAAGCTAAAGATCTTAAGCATTTGGCTGATCGTCTTAAG AATGCTGGATCCACACTGGAGGGCACTAGTCTCTACTTCCAGGCAGccctcaagtttcttcttggaGCCTCTCTGTTAGAATCTGGCAACAATGACCATGCTAAACACAGTGATGTAATCCAATCACTTCAAATATATAGCAGCACAGCAAAATTATGCGA GTTTTGTGCCCATGAATATGAGAAATCAAAAGATATGGCTTCAGCTGCTTTGGCCTACAAGTGCATGGAGGTGGCATACATGAGGGTTATATATTCTTCACACAGTAGTGCAAGCAGAGATCGACATGAGCTCCAGACAGCTCTACAAATGGTTCCTTTAG GTGAGTCTCCTTCATCATCTGCCTCTGATGTTGACAATGTTAACAACACTACAGCAGCTGATAAGGTTGCCTTATCCAAGAGTGTAAATTCGCCCCAAGTTGCTGGGAACCATGTTATTGCTGCACGAAATCGTCCAAATTTTGTGCGGCTGCTCAACTTT GCTCAGGATGTTAATTTTGCCATGGAAGCCTCTAGGAAATCATGGAATGCTTTTGCAGCTGCTAATTCTAGTCCAGGCATGGACAAGAAAGCAGGAGGTATCTGCTCTATTAAGAAGGCTCTTGATTTTAGCTTTCAAGATGTGGAGGGTTTGCTACGTTTGGTACGGATTGCCGTGGAAGCCAACAATCGTTGA
- the LOC130933644 gene encoding uncharacterized protein LOC130933644 — protein sequence MAAGQELNRVTGAMMLAKEEGEGRSAVITQKAVKDPNQSDKTLARPLSPGSQRFRFFLFPCPKPGSSARRTHSRWLLCSWLGAVRRRITACRRLAGCRRGKPTSMTTFSAKLKATTSPPPQSSAKTAVFGLRALISLSSSLRKLLLS from the exons ATGGCGGCAGGGCAGGAGTTGAACAGAGTCACCGGAGCAATGATGTTGGCGAAGGAAGAGGGCGAAGGGCGCAGTGCGGTGATAACGCA AAAAGCAGTTAAAGACCCAAACCAAAGCGACAAAACCCTAGCCCGGCCGCTGTCTCCGGGTTCTCAGCGCTTCCGCTTCTTCCTCTTCCCCTGTCCGAAACCAGGTAGCTCGGCACGTCGTACCCATTCTCGCTGGCTTCTCTGTTCGTGGCTTGGAGCAGTTCGCCGTCGGATCACCGCTTGCCGTCGTCTCGCCGGTTGCCGTCGTGGCAAACCTACGTCGATGACCACCTTCTCTGCGAAATTGAAGGCAACCACCTCTCCTCCGCCGCAATCGTCGGCCAAGACGGCAGTGTTTGGGCTCAGAGCTCTAATTTCCCTCAG TTCAAGCCTGAGGAAATTACTGCTATCATGA